A stretch of DNA from Catenulispora acidiphila DSM 44928:
CGGTGAAGAAGTAGAGGATCTCCCTCCACGCCGGAACGCGCGGTCCGGCGATGGCGCCGCGCGCGGTCGCTAGGAGGGATGACAGGTGACCGACCACTACTGCGTCCGGCATAGCGGAGCGCACTACGGACAAGTGCGTGGCGACGTTCTGGTAGAGCGCGACCAGTTCGTCCGCTTCGGCGCCGTCCAGAGCCCGGCTGCGGCTCGACAACTGTGCGAGGCGCGACCACTCCGCGCGGTGCGCCGCCGAGTATGCGTCGATGTCCACGTCGGAAGCCCCGCCTCTATGAGAAGTCTCTGGTGAGAAACTGTGCGCCCACGGTATGAGCGGTCTACGGTTGCCGCAACAACCTCAGCGCCCCGGAGTGGAGACTACGACCTTGAGCGACCTGGTCATCGGCGAGGGCGTGGCCCTGGATCTCCGGCTCGCCAAGCTGCCGAGCCGTGCGCTGGCCCGCCTCCTGGACCTGCTGGTGCAAGCCGGGCTGCTGGGCGTGCTCGCCGCAGTGCTCGGGATCGTCGCCGCGGCCGGGACCGTCGACGACGCGGTGATGGCCGGACTGATGATCGTCATGACGGTCGCGGTGGTGGTCGGATACACGGCCCTGATGGAGACGGTCAGCCGCGGACGCACCCTGGGCAAGATGGCACTCGGGCTGCGCGTGGTACGCACCGACGGCGGGCCCGTGCGCTTCCGGCACGCGTTGGTGCGTGCCCTGACCGGGATCTTCGACCTCTACATCACGGTCGGAGTGCTGGCGGTGGTGACCTCGTTCTGCTCGAAGCAGGGGCGCCGCACCGGAGACTGGCTCGCCGGCACGGTCGTGGTCCGCGACCGGGCGCCGGACGTCGGCGTGAGCCCGATGGGGATGGCGGCGCTGGCGATGCCGTATCCGCTACTCGGCTGGGCCCAGCAGCTGGACCTCTCGGCGCTGCCCGACGACGTGGCCCTGTCGGCGCGCCAGTTCCTGACCCGCATGCACGAGATGCGGCCGGACGTGGCGGCACGCATGGCACACGAGTTGGCGAGCGAGGTCATGCGCTACGTGGTGCTGCCGGCAGCCGGGACACCGCCATGGGCCTACCTGGCGGCGATCACCGCCGAGCGCCGGGTGCGGCAGATGCGGACCGCGGAGGCGGCGCAGAGGGCGGCATGGGAGCAGGCGCAGGCGCAGACTCCCGCCTATGCCGGAGCACCGGCGCCGGCAGCATGGCAGGGCTCTGCGGAAGGCGCGCACCTGCCCGCGATGCCGCAGCACCAGTCGCAGCCACAGTCGCAGCCGCCGGTGCAGGATCGGATCCCGGAGAGTGCGGCGGAGCCTCGGGGCGAGACCGACGGCGATGGGTTCAAGCCGCCGGCCTAGATGCGCCGGATGCACTGGATGCATTGGATGCGCTGGCCATCGCAGCGCTGCACACCACGAACAGCATCTCGGCGCACAGCACCACACCCCACCGCACTGCGCATCGCCCCACCCCGCGCCGCGCTACACCGCTCACCACATCGCATCGCGACGCACAGCATCGCCGCACCGCCCCGCATAGCATCGCGCAGCACCGATCCGCGCCGCATCACATCCCGCTGCATCGCATCGCACAGCACTGCACCGCCCCGCACCGCCCCCAAAAAACGCCGAAGCCGGCCCCGCGCAGCGGGACCGGCCTCGAACGACACCGTCTCAGTTCTCAGTACCGGTAGTGCTCCGGCTTGTACGGGCCCTCGACCTGCACGCCGATGTAGGCGGCCTGCTCGGGGGAGAGCTTCGTCAGGCGGACGCCGAGGGCGTCGAGGTGCAGGCGGGCCACCTTCTCGTCCAGGTGCTTGGGGAGGACGTAGACGCCGATCGGGTAGTCGGCGGTCTTGGTGAAGAGTTCGATCTGGGCGATCACCTGGTTGGTGAAGGAGTTCGACATCACGAAGCTGGGGTGGCCGGTGGCGTTGCCCAGGTTCAGGAGGCGGCCTTCGGACAGGACGATGAGGGTCTTGCCGTCGGGGAACTTCCAGGTGTGGACCTGCGGCTTGACCTCGGTCTTCTGGATGCCGGAGATCTTGGCCAGGCCGGCCATGTCGATCTCGTTGTCGAAGTGGCCGATGTTGCCCACGATCGCCTGGTGCTTCATCTTGGCCATGTCGGCGGCCATGATGATGTCCTTGTTGCCGGTGGCGGTGACGAAGATGTCCGCGCCGGCGACGACGTCCTCGAGCGTGGCCACCTGGAAACCGTCCATCGCCGCCTGCAGGGCGCAGATCGGGTCGACCTCGGTGATGATCACGCGCGCGCCCTGGCCGCGCAGCGACTCCGCGCAGCCCTTGCCGACGTCGCCGTAGCCGCACACGACCGCGACCTTGCCGCCGATCAGCACGTCGGTGGCGCGGTTGATGCCGTCGACCAGGGAGTGGCGGCAGCCGTACTTGTTGTCGAACTTGCTCTTGGTGACCGAGTCGTTGACGTTGATCGCCGGGAAGAGCAGCGAGCCCTCCTTGGCCATCTCGTACAGCCGGTGCACGCCGGTGGTGGTCTCCTCGGTGACGCCCTTGATGCGCTCGCCGATGGCGGTCCAGCGGTTGCCGTCCTCGGCCAGCGAGCGGCGCAGCAGCGCCAGGAAGACCTGGAACTCCTCGCTGTCGGTCGCCGAGTCCTCCGGGACCGAGCCGGCCTTCTCGAACTCCGTGCCCTTGTGGACCAGCATCGTGGCGTCGCCGCCGTCGTCCAGGATCATGTTCGGGCCGGTGTTGCCATCGCCGGTATCCGGCCACTGCAGCATCCGGTCCGTGCACCACCAGTACTCCTCCAGCGTCTCGCCCTTCCAGGCGAAGACCGGGACGCCGGCCGGAGCCTCCGGCGTGCCCGCCCCGACCACGATCGCCGCGGCGGCGTGGTCCTGGGTGGAGAAGATGTTGCAGGAAGCCCAGCGCACCTCGGCACCCAGCGCCGTGAGGGTCTCGATGAGGACCGCGGTCTGCACTGTCATGTGCAGCGAGCCGGAGACGCGGGCACCGCGCAGCGGCTGCGCGTCCGCGTACTCGGCGCGGATCGCCATCAAGCCGGGCATCTCGTGCTCGGCGAGGGTGATCTCCTTGCGGCCGAAATCGGCCAGGGTCAGGTCAGCGACCTTGTAGTCGCTCGGAGTGAGGACGCTCACGGCGTTTCTCCTGTTTCGTCGGCTGACGTTGCGTTTACGAATGTAGCGGTTGGCGGGGCCCCAGGGCTCACGCGGCCTTGGTGGCCTCGTCGATGAGCAGGACCGGGATGCCGTCGCGGACCGGGTACACCAGCGCGCACTCCGAGTTGGTGCACGCCAGCGCCGGAGCGGCTTCGTCTTCGCGCAGCGGGGCGTGGCACTTCGGGCAGGCGAGGATCTCCAGCAGGGAGGGCTCGATCACGGGAGGGCTCCTATCGGATCTGTGGCGGGGTGGTCGGTGGGCGCCTCAGGCGCGGATGACGGCCAGCACCTCGTCGCGCAGCGCGGCGACCGCGTCGGCGTCGGCGGCCTCGATGTTCAGGCGCAGCAGCGGCTCGGTGTTCGACGGCCGCACGTTGAACCACCAGCCCTCGCCGGTGACCGTCAGGCCGTCGAGCTCGTCCACGGTGACCCCGGGACGGCTCCCGAACTCCTCCCGGACCGCCTCGGAACGGCCGGCCTGGTCGGCGACCTCGCTGTTGATCTCGCCGGAGGAGGCGTAGCGCGTGTAGTCCGCCGCCAGCTCCGACAGCGGCAGCTCCTGTTCGCCGAGCGCGGCCAGCACGTGCATCGCGGCCAGCATGCCGGTGTCGGCCTTCCAGAAGTCCTGGAAGTAGTAGTGCGCCGAGTGCTCGCCGCCGAAGACCGCGCCGGTGCTCGCCATCTCCTGCTTGATGAAGGAGTGCCCGACCCGCGTGCGCGCCGGCACGCCGCCGTGCTCGCGCACGATCTCCGGGACCGCGGCCGAGGTGATCAGGTTGTGGATGATCGTCGCGCCCGGGTGCTTGGCCAGTTCGCGGACCGCCACCAGGGCGGTGATCGTGGACGGCGAGACCGGCTCGCCGCGCTCGTCGACCACGAAGCAGCGGTCGGCGTCGCCGTCGAAGGCCAGACCCAGGTCCGCGCCGTGCTCGACGACCGCGCGCTGCAGGTCGACCAGGTTCTTCGGGTCCAGCGGGTTGGCCTCGTGGTTCGGGAAGGTCCCGTCGAGCTCGAAGTAGAGGTCGACGACCTCCAGCGGCAGGCCCTTGAAGACGGTCGGGACCGTATAGCCGCCCATACCGTTGGCCGCGTCGACGACCACCTTGAGCGGACGGATCTTCGACAGGTCCACCAGGTTGTTGAGGTACGCGGCGTAGTCGTCCAGCATCGCGCGCTCGGTGACCGTTCCGGTCTTCTCCGCCGGGGGCAGCGGGGTGCCGTCCAGGATCGCCTGCGCGGCCTGCCGGATCTCCACGAGACCGGACTCCTGGCCGATCGGCGCGGCGCCGGCCTTGCACATCTTGATGCCGTTGTACTTCGCCGGGTTGTGGCTGGCCGTGAACATCGCCCCGGGCATGTCCAGGGCGCCGGAGGCGAAGTAGAGCAGATCGGTGGAGGCCAGCCCGATCTGGACCACGTCCACGCCCCGGGACGCCGCGCCGCGCGCGAACGCCGCGGCCAGGTCCGGCGAGCTGGGCCGCATGTCATGGCCGACCACCACGGTGGGCGCCCCGGCGAACTCGGCGAACGCCGCACCGAGGGCCTCGGTGTCGGTCTCGTCGAGCTGGTCCGGCACCACCCCGCGTACGTCGTATGCCTTGACGATCTGTGACAAGTCGTGCCCAGAAGGATTAGGCGCTGGCACTGGCTCCCGCTTTCAAGTCTGGTCGAACTGCGGCTGCTTGCGACGTCGAGCCTATCTCGGGCAGCCGGTCCCGGTGGTGCGCCGGTCGCGGAGGACCCAGGCGGAGGACCCGAACGAGGACGTAGGGCGTGCCAGTGTTCCATCCGCGCCGGCAAGCGCTAATCTCCACCAAGTGAGCCCAGCCCGCAGATGTTCGCGAACCGCGTGTAGCCGTCCGGCCGTCGCGACGCTCACGTACGTGTACGCGGACTCCACCGCCGTCCTCGGCCCTCTGGCCGCTTATATCGAGCCGCACAGCTACGACCTGTGCGCGGAGCATTCGACCCGGCTGACCGCCCCGCGGGGGTGGGCCGTGCTGCGGTTGACCGAACCGGACCCGGGCCCGGCGCAGCCCTCGTCGGACGATCTCGAGGCGCTGGCCAACGCGGTGCGGGAGGCCGCTCGCGGGCCCCGTGGGGACCGCGGTGGCCGCGGGGAGCGCGGGACCCATGGGGACGACGGGGACGGTGCGGTCCTCTCGCGCGCCCGAGGCCACCTGCGGGCCCTGCCCGATCCCGAGCACTGAACCGGCCGCACGGGCGTCGCCCGAGGTCACGGCGTAGCCGGAACGACACGCCGGGAATGACTGTCGCCGCGGGGCGGATCGGCGGTTACGCTCGACGCGTGCCCATCACTGCCTCGATCAGGTCGGGGGCCGGGCAGGAGCCCCGCCGCCGGAAGCATACGCGTGACCGGCGGGGGCGGGGTCTGCGCGGCCCGCTCGCCCCTCCGCAGGTCCCGCTGGCCTTGACGCGTGCCGAGCAGTTCGACGAGCTGGTCCTGGACGCCGTGGAACGGCTGGAGCGGCGCTGGCCGCGGCTGGCCGAGGTGGAGCTGGCGGTCGAGGAGGTCCCGCCGGCCGACGCCGAGAACTGGAGCGACGAGGCCGTGCCGCTGGGCCGGGTGATCGTCGACCGCCCCAACGAACCGGTGCGGATCGTGGTCTACCGGCGGCCGGTGGAAGCCCGGGCCGCGGGCCGCCCGGAGCTGGCGGACCTGGTCTACGAGGTGGTCGTGGAGCAGGTCGCGGAGCTGCTGGGCATGGAACCCGACGAGGTGGACGAAGGACGGGACGCGGAGGACTGAGGAGTCCGATGCCCGCTTTCTCTATATATAAGGTGTAGCGCCTTATATGCGTCACCTCAGACAACGCATACAGACTCAAAAGCTGCCGGCCGAGCATGATGCTCGGCCGGCAGCAGTTCAGTTGACCAGTTGATCAGTAGATACAGCTCAGTAGATACAGCTCAGCCGGTACAGCTCAGCGGGTGACCGCGCCCGTCAGGTCCTGCGCGACCGGCGGCACCGCCGCCGACACCCGCGCGTCCTGGAGCATCTCCGCGGTGAGCTGGATGCCGCCCTTGGCCGGCAGGTCCGTCAGGACCCGGTCGCCGTAGACGGGATCGGAGCCGGGCTGCGGCTGGACGATCGTGGTGAACCAGCCTGTCGCCTTCAGGACGTACGCGACCGTGGTGTTGGCCGGGATCGAGACCGGGTCGGTGGCCGGCTTGTTGTCGGCGCCGATCGTGGTGACCTGGACCGTCGAACCCTTGCTCCCGACGGAGGTCAGGATCAGCGTGCTCTTGGCCGCGCCGCCCGCGGCGCTGACGTTGCTGTCGCCGACGATCGCCTGGCTGCTGACCGGCGGAGTCGGCGCCAGGTAGGCGGAGTCCTGGGTGTTGCTCTTCTGGTCGGCCTCGACCAGTCGGACGCCGCTGACGAAGGAGCCGCCGCTGCCGACGATCTGCAGGGCCGCGGACTCGGTGAGGTCGCGGTCGTCGGGGAGCATGTTCAGTATGACCGTCTTGTTCGGGTCGATGGACAGCGGGCTGGCGCGCTTGGTGTAGCCGTTGGCCGGGTCCTGCGTCTGCCCGGACAGCTCGAACCTGCCGCTCTTGCCGTACCAGTAGACGTGGTCGATGCTGACCGGCACGTCGCTGGTGGCGGTGATGACGAGGTCGAACTTCTTCAGCGTGGTCCCCACCGCGGGGATGCCGGCGATGGTCTGCGTCGTCTGGGCGGCCACCGCCGGGCTCTGCGCCGGGATGAAGTCCAGACCGCGGCCGTTCTTGACGTCGCTGCTCTGCGGCCGGTCCTGGTCCAGGACCTGCGCGGCGACCCGGCCCTCGGTGGTGGTGACGTGGACGCTGGCCACGGCGCTGTTCTGCGCGGCGGCGCCGAGCTCGGTACTGAGCAGGATCTGCGTCGAGGCCTTGGGCAGGAGCGGGATGTCGTGGCCGACCGTGCCGGTGTCGATCTTGCCGTCCTGGCCGTAGAACGTGAGGTTGACCGTGGCCGGCGCGTTGTCGGTGTTCGCCAGGTACAGGTAGGAGTCGCGGTCCTGGCTGCCGACGGAGACCCCGGCGAACCAGAAGTCGGTACTCGGGGCGGTGCAGGGGGTGCCGGCCATGCCGCGGTTCAGCCCGCTGTCGCTGCGGAGCACTTCGTCGGAGGTGAAGCCGGGGGCGTTGGAGCCGGTCGCCTGGAAGACCAGGGGTACCGGCTGCGGCAGGCCGGCGGCATCGGTGGTGCTGGTGAACTGGGTGATGCCCTGCAGGGTCGAGCGCGTGCCGGCCGCCCCGAACTTCAGTCCGGCGAACGGCTTGCCGTCGACGTACTGGATGGCCGCGTTGTCCGTGCCGGTCGCGGCGTTGCCGGACGGGGTGAACGCGGTCAGGGTCGTCGTGGTGTCGGTCCCGGCGCCGATCTCGCCCTGGCAGACCCCGGTGGCGCTGCCGATCGGCAAAGTGCGCGAGGTCTGCTGGGTGATGGCGGCCTTGTCCTGGTCCCGCGTGGAGAACCCGTAGCCGAGCCCGGCCAGCAGGACCGCCGCGACCACGCCGAGGGCGCCGAAGGTGGAGATCGGGGAGGTCCGGGTCTTGGCCAGCGCGCGTCCTCTAGGGGCGGCGCTACCGGGGCGCGGTCCAGTGGGTTGCGCTCCAGTGGGGCGCCCGGGGCGCTGCGGGGGGTCGCCGGCGCCGGGGCGCGCGGGACGGGTCGGCCGGCTCATCGGTGGCCTCCCTGCCGGTAGTCGTCGGACTCGAAGTCGGGGCGCTCGAACTCACCGGTGCCGGGGCGCAGGTAGCCGCCGTACGCTTCGGGGTTCTCGTACTCGCCGCTGTACTCGACGCCGCCGTATTCGTGGGCGCCGTACTCGGGCGTGCCGTACTCCGGGGCGCCGTACTCCGGGGCGTATCCGGGCGGCTGCTGTCCATACGGATCCGGCTGTTGCTGCCCATAGGGATCCGGCTGCTGCTGCGCATATGGGTCGGGCTGCTGTGCGTAGCCCTCCTGTTGGTACTGCTGCGCGTACGGATCCTGCTGCGCATAGGGGTCGGGCTGCGCGTATTGCTGCTGTTGCGCGTACTGCTGTTCCTGCGAGTACTGCTCCTGCTGCGCGTACTGCTGTTCTTGCGGGTACTGCTCCTGCTGCCCGTACTGCTCTGGCTGCTGGTACTGCTCGGGCTGCTGATACTGCTGCTCGTACTCGTCCTGATAACCGGCGTACTCAGCACCCGCATAAGCCGGATACTCGGGCTGCTCCTCCTGCGGAACAGCCTCCGGCTCCGGTTCCGGTTCCGGCTCGGGTTCCGGTTCGCGGTTGTACTGGCCGGGCAGGCTCGGCGGAACGTAGTCGTCCGGCTCCGCGCCCGGACCGCAGTCCTCGGCCCGCCCGCCGGTCGGCAGCGCCATGATCAGCGCGAACAGGAAGATCAGGCCCTCGGCCAGCAGCCAGGCGGTGCGCGAGACGTCCGAGTAGGACACCGTCACGGTCCCGCCGGCGGCCGGCAGCTGGAAGCCCTGCGCCCAGCCGTCGACCGTGACGCGCGGCAGCGTGGTCCCGTTCAGCTTCGCCGACCAGTTGCTGTCCGCGTCCTCGGCGAGCACCAGCTGGCGGCCGTCCTGGCCGGCGGCGACGGTCGCCTTCATCGTGAGGTTGCTCGCGCTGACCTGCTGCAACGCCTTGGGGTCGGTGGTTCCGGGACCGGTCAGCGACAGCCGGGTCGCCGGGTTGGAGATCTTCCAGAGGTTGACGCCCTGGATCTGCGACTGCCGGTCCAGACCGGGGGTCCCGTCGAGGATGTGGACGTAGTTCGGGGTCAGAGTCTTCATGCCGACCACGTAGCGGACACCCAGGGACGCCAGACCTTGCAGCTCGCTGCCGCCGGAGTCCGAGAGCAGCCCGCCGACCAGGGTGTTGATCCGGGCCGCGTCGGCGGCCGGGACCTGGTAGTCGGCGTCGCCGAGGCTGGCGCCCTCGTTCCGGACGATGCCGTAGCCGATCACGGTCTGCGCGCCGGAGCCCAGGATCAGCGCGCGCGGCTGGTCGGGCATCTGGGACTGCACCGAGACCACGGCCGGGCGGAAGTCCGCCGTCGCGCGCTGGACCGGGCCGTCGACGCCGTGCGTGACCCACCAGCCCGCCGCCGCCAGCGGGGTGGCCACCGCGGCCGCCGCCACCACCAGCGCGGCCGGCTGGCGCCAGCTCAGCTGCGAGGCCTGGAAGTAGTCGCGCGCGCCCTCGGCGCCGATCACCGCGGCCACGATCAGGCCGAAGCCGATCGCCGCGGTCGGCACGCCGCTCCAGGGCTGCTGCGGCAGACCGCCGGCCAGGCCGGTCGGGTGCACCTGCAGCGCGATCAGGCCGGCGGCGAAGCCGGCCAGCGCCAGCGTCCAGCCGGCGAAGCTCAGGCGGCGGCGCGGGCCGCTGCGCAGCAGGCCGGCCAGCCCGGCGAGGAACAGGCCGCCGGTGAACCAGTACGTGTACGTACCCGGGCCGCCGGGGTTGGCCAGCAGCAGGTGCGTGGGGTCCGGCTGCGTGCCGGGGACCGGCGGCAGGCCGGGCTCCAGCAGGAACGCCGCCGGGTGCTTCACCAGCTGCAGCGACCACGGCATGAGCACCGCGATCGGCGTCACCAGCAGGATCGCCAAGCGGATGAGCACGGTCGCGAAGTCCGCGGTCGAGCGCCAGAACACGGTCAGCGTGGCGCCGGCGGCGAGCACCGCGGCCAGCACCCAGACGATCGGGGCGAACGCCATGGCGATCGCGATCGCGAAGGCGGCGGGCCACGCGGCACGCACAGAGCCCTTACGCCCCGGTCCCCCTATGGAGAGCAGCACTCCGGAAGCCGCCAGGGGCAGAAGCATGATGCCGACCGCAGAGCCCAGCCGGCCGCCGGAGATCGCGCCGGTCGCCGCGGGCAGCAGCGCGTAGGCGGCCGATCCCCAGACGCGCAGCGCGCTGGAGGAGACGGTGCGCTTAAGCACTGCGTAGGCGGTGAGTCCGGACAGCGGTACGGAACCGAGCAGCAGAACCGTCACCGCGAGGCTGGCATGGCCAAACAGCAGAGTGCCGACCAGAGCCACGACCGCCAGGTACGGCGGCGCCGGAGAGGTGGAGCCGGTGGCGACGCCGTGCCAGGAGGCGAAGAAGTCGTGCCACAGGTCGGAGGCGCCATTGGGCGCGGGCAACAGCGCGCCGCCCATGAGCCGCCCGCCGGTGAGCAGGTTCCGCGCGGACACCATCATCACGACGGTCAGCGCGATCCACACCAAGTTGCCGGGCATCCGGACCGCGCGGATCAGCCACGGCGTCCCGGAGTCGAAGGACTCGGCCTCCTCGGAGACCGGACCGCTCTCGATGGAGCCCTGGGTCGCCTCGTCGTCGCGCTGGTTCCGGGAGCGGAAGCCCTCGAACGCGTCCTCGAAGGTGTGCCGGAAGACCTGCATCCGCGAGGGGAACAGCGAGGAGAGATCGACAGGGCGCTGCGACCGGGTCCGGGCCCGGGCGCGCCGGGCGCGCACAATGCGGTCCAGACGGCCGGCATAAGCCAGCGCCGCCAGCACCTCGTCCGCGGCCTTCAGCGGCGCCTTGTTGAGCACCAGGCCGATCGCGCGCAGCAGCGACCAGAAGAACAGCCGCAGGAATGTCAGTATCGGGAAGCGTCCGGCGTGGTTGACGGTGACCGTGTACAGCGCGTGCTGCCGGTCCTCGAAGTGCGGCCGCGAGACGCCGGCGCTGATCCGCCGCTCGCCGCGGGCCGCCGCCTCGGCGTGCCAGAGCACGGCCTTGGGGGCGGTGAGCACGTCGTAGCCGGAGTTGTGCACGCGCCAGCAGAAGTCCAGGTCGTCCCGAAACATCGGGATGGCGCGGTCGAAACCGCGCAGCCGGTCCCAGACCTCGCGCCGGATGAGCATGCCGGCGCTGGACACCGAGAGCACCCGG
This window harbors:
- a CDS encoding Trm112 family protein; the encoded protein is MIEPSLLEILACPKCHAPLREDEAAPALACTNSECALVYPVRDGIPVLLIDEATKAA
- a CDS encoding DUF3499 domain-containing protein — its product is MSPARRCSRTACSRPAVATLTYVYADSTAVLGPLAAYIEPHSYDLCAEHSTRLTAPRGWAVLRLTEPDPGPAQPSSDDLEALANAVREAARGPRGDRGGRGERGTHGDDGDGAVLSRARGHLRALPDPEH
- a CDS encoding RDD family protein, with translation MSDLVIGEGVALDLRLAKLPSRALARLLDLLVQAGLLGVLAAVLGIVAAAGTVDDAVMAGLMIVMTVAVVVGYTALMETVSRGRTLGKMALGLRVVRTDGGPVRFRHALVRALTGIFDLYITVGVLAVVTSFCSKQGRRTGDWLAGTVVVRDRAPDVGVSPMGMAALAMPYPLLGWAQQLDLSALPDDVALSARQFLTRMHEMRPDVAARMAHELASEVMRYVVLPAAGTPPWAYLAAITAERRVRQMRTAEAAQRAAWEQAQAQTPAYAGAPAPAAWQGSAEGAHLPAMPQHQSQPQSQPPVQDRIPESAAEPRGETDGDGFKPPA
- the ahcY gene encoding adenosylhomocysteinase, giving the protein MSVLTPSDYKVADLTLADFGRKEITLAEHEMPGLMAIRAEYADAQPLRGARVSGSLHMTVQTAVLIETLTALGAEVRWASCNIFSTQDHAAAAIVVGAGTPEAPAGVPVFAWKGETLEEYWWCTDRMLQWPDTGDGNTGPNMILDDGGDATMLVHKGTEFEKAGSVPEDSATDSEEFQVFLALLRRSLAEDGNRWTAIGERIKGVTEETTTGVHRLYEMAKEGSLLFPAINVNDSVTKSKFDNKYGCRHSLVDGINRATDVLIGGKVAVVCGYGDVGKGCAESLRGQGARVIITEVDPICALQAAMDGFQVATLEDVVAGADIFVTATGNKDIIMAADMAKMKHQAIVGNIGHFDNEIDMAGLAKISGIQKTEVKPQVHTWKFPDGKTLIVLSEGRLLNLGNATGHPSFVMSNSFTNQVIAQIELFTKTADYPIGVYVLPKHLDEKVARLHLDALGVRLTKLSPEQAAYIGVQVEGPYKPEHYRY
- a CDS encoding glycosyltransferase family 2 protein, with product MTQYPESGYRTGGLAATGQYPAGAYAAQPGGTGQFAVADVDARRRAAAEAAVNAFPNHVVTAVLVSHDGARWLDDSLKALLGQLRAPQRVLAVDTGSKDDSLAILDEHLGPESVLQTKRNTGYGTAVNHALKAAPVVDFDLYGRGDAPVVEWLWLLHDDSEPAPDALLRLLEVGEHHPEAGVIGPKIRGWQDREQLLEIGVTVTADGRRWTGLEDGEHDQGQHAEPTRVLSVSSAGMLIRREVWDRLRGFDRAIPMFRDDLDFCWRVHNSGYDVLTAPKAVLWHAEAAARGERRISAGVSRPHFEDRQHALYTVTVNHAGRFPILTFLRLFFWSLLRAIGLVLNKAPLKAADEVLAALAYAGRLDRIVRARRARARTRSQRPVDLSSLFPSRMQVFRHTFEDAFEGFRSRNQRDDEATQGSIESGPVSEEAESFDSGTPWLIRAVRMPGNLVWIALTVVMMVSARNLLTGGRLMGGALLPAPNGASDLWHDFFASWHGVATGSTSPAPPYLAVVALVGTLLFGHASLAVTVLLLGSVPLSGLTAYAVLKRTVSSSALRVWGSAAYALLPAATGAISGGRLGSAVGIMLLPLAASGVLLSIGGPGRKGSVRAAWPAAFAIAIAMAFAPIVWVLAAVLAAGATLTVFWRSTADFATVLIRLAILLVTPIAVLMPWSLQLVKHPAAFLLEPGLPPVPGTQPDPTHLLLANPGGPGTYTYWFTGGLFLAGLAGLLRSGPRRRLSFAGWTLALAGFAAGLIALQVHPTGLAGGLPQQPWSGVPTAAIGFGLIVAAVIGAEGARDYFQASQLSWRQPAALVVAAAAVATPLAAAGWWVTHGVDGPVQRATADFRPAVVSVQSQMPDQPRALILGSGAQTVIGYGIVRNEGASLGDADYQVPAADAARINTLVGGLLSDSGGSELQGLASLGVRYVVGMKTLTPNYVHILDGTPGLDRQSQIQGVNLWKISNPATRLSLTGPGTTDPKALQQVSASNLTMKATVAAGQDGRQLVLAEDADSNWSAKLNGTTLPRVTVDGWAQGFQLPAAGGTVTVSYSDVSRTAWLLAEGLIFLFALIMALPTGGRAEDCGPGAEPDDYVPPSLPGQYNREPEPEPEPEPEPEAVPQEEQPEYPAYAGAEYAGYQDEYEQQYQQPEQYQQPEQYGQQEQYPQEQQYAQQEQYSQEQQYAQQQQYAQPDPYAQQDPYAQQYQQEGYAQQPDPYAQQQPDPYGQQQPDPYGQQPPGYAPEYGAPEYGTPEYGAHEYGGVEYSGEYENPEAYGGYLRPGTGEFERPDFESDDYRQGGHR
- a CDS encoding metallopeptidase family protein — encoded protein: MTVAAGRIGGYARRVPITASIRSGAGQEPRRRKHTRDRRGRGLRGPLAPPQVPLALTRAEQFDELVLDAVERLERRWPRLAEVELAVEEVPPADAENWSDEAVPLGRVIVDRPNEPVRIVVYRRPVEARAAGRPELADLVYEVVVEQVAELLGMEPDEVDEGRDAED
- a CDS encoding phosphomannomutase/phosphoglucomutase, with the translated sequence MSQIVKAYDVRGVVPDQLDETDTEALGAAFAEFAGAPTVVVGHDMRPSSPDLAAAFARGAASRGVDVVQIGLASTDLLYFASGALDMPGAMFTASHNPAKYNGIKMCKAGAAPIGQESGLVEIRQAAQAILDGTPLPPAEKTGTVTERAMLDDYAAYLNNLVDLSKIRPLKVVVDAANGMGGYTVPTVFKGLPLEVVDLYFELDGTFPNHEANPLDPKNLVDLQRAVVEHGADLGLAFDGDADRCFVVDERGEPVSPSTITALVAVRELAKHPGATIIHNLITSAAVPEIVREHGGVPARTRVGHSFIKQEMASTGAVFGGEHSAHYYFQDFWKADTGMLAAMHVLAALGEQELPLSELAADYTRYASSGEINSEVADQAGRSEAVREEFGSRPGVTVDELDGLTVTGEGWWFNVRPSNTEPLLRLNIEAADADAVAALRDEVLAVIRA
- a CDS encoding DUF5719 family protein, whose protein sequence is MSRPTRPARPGAGDPPQRPGRPTGAQPTGPRPGSAAPRGRALAKTRTSPISTFGALGVVAAVLLAGLGYGFSTRDQDKAAITQQTSRTLPIGSATGVCQGEIGAGTDTTTTLTAFTPSGNAATGTDNAAIQYVDGKPFAGLKFGAAGTRSTLQGITQFTSTTDAAGLPQPVPLVFQATGSNAPGFTSDEVLRSDSGLNRGMAGTPCTAPSTDFWFAGVSVGSQDRDSYLYLANTDNAPATVNLTFYGQDGKIDTGTVGHDIPLLPKASTQILLSTELGAAAQNSAVASVHVTTTEGRVAAQVLDQDRPQSSDVKNGRGLDFIPAQSPAVAAQTTQTIAGIPAVGTTLKKFDLVITATSDVPVSIDHVYWYGKSGRFELSGQTQDPANGYTKRASPLSIDPNKTVILNMLPDDRDLTESAALQIVGSGGSFVSGVRLVEADQKSNTQDSAYLAPTPPVSSQAIVGDSNVSAAGGAAKSTLILTSVGSKGSTVQVTTIGADNKPATDPVSIPANTTVAYVLKATGWFTTIVQPQPGSDPVYGDRVLTDLPAKGGIQLTAEMLQDARVSAAVPPVAQDLTGAVTR